One Ostrinia nubilalis chromosome 4, ilOstNubi1.1, whole genome shotgun sequence DNA window includes the following coding sequences:
- the LOC135071188 gene encoding microtubule-associated protein futsch-like isoform X1, whose amino-acid sequence MEEDIGVKAPVTRLRRRLSVEQPDDVKSPGPATPTKKRGGRLAAKPQLDLIEENAPTPGSASKRTTRRTSAVKDIIEAEEKPVTPSRRSTRIKSNTSIVSETTTQSFDSPRAKRAAARRTSQVGSDSESSVTPARVTRRTRKDSTSSIEKLEVTLASKPSNITEIIIEETESSSVKSDETVKGTETTTEISPTRRSPRIKEKKQVVKKSTKKTDSKSSDAEELNRSSSKENIESNENQSEFEVKESEVVESKSVSSPEKSKHNISDSSLLLIKELNNMPKKNSSNLNKTTSALVENGFKSKRPRTKSLVVSSDTHVDEGMFYSDNESVKKKNSKKQALNKSKNDSVNLADGVLNTTSTDIPLIDQELQNNTSVQQNLENESSFSTTKIRKSKGSETPNKSLNSSNNAVGAETVSPRGNKENIPEDSIETIKIFEKAPTTILSSTVFFEDSDTDSKGKGKKIPIDTEDQCVPVVDNKLVEEQITGPSESNKQDNNDSLLNKINTKNIDIDDGCEPMDVDETIPNDVTLNDFSQNNLNQTSDSKAPTVEEQSVANSNILNKSSNKSRRKSSISVADTQNLEKNNDITLNEFSQNNLNHTSDGKTPTVQVLSVANSPQVDISLNKSLNKSRRKSSISVADTQNLEKTNDITVNELSQNNLNQTSDTKNPTVQALSVANSSQVDNSLNKSSNKSRRKSSISVTENLEKTENKSTLILSQIKDISSTEHNTSKSPKSNSDQLNKSACPVNVVNDKAIDKKNVSQDYSTSTPLQQKKFQKLGMQINSSIIDTSNIESKDKKVQNKSKNDLSQIAKSPETTSEEESEDEVDSSRPRNSFLDDEAEVASDDYESGDSQDEDERQYEDENEFIEKGETLDSDDEVSNDTDYEKDSFVVSSDEEDDDLLSGSGDDLSMSDNELTMSKKSKKKYDERKLKEQKKASREMYEARHKLDTSDTALRRNKSKRQKIESSEESSDEENIVPVVKRNKLRLDSSQDESFNNSNANNSKLVRKAKRKRLSESVCDENANTEQEISVSGENLQKPDPLSVQVKLEPKTPMKDMNISTVQIHDNIEEVCVNNNMSIIKSSDTVDPLQATMLEEDSSSLSESSEIVNNYDSILKKLNDDKKTKTLKSRDMSLNLDKKTKQKKQPLIDQLNITNTKKKSKKNKKLEGIDVVDSAEKEEKQPVNEFEESSSSDCIDLQLLFSEDSCDIDVSQKSPKKTDSPDTEEAEDYIPLKRTPGKMNILTQNDELEANKSQLNESVKHNKSKSKGLIEETADTVANNNDIHIIIDTKGTHKSADKSMNNSLSLSNKKKNKKNNVSFKDDAEISMFNETGNNEDEILPNEEKRKKKNKKSMETAVEDTPIVNTNTEDDDAPEEIMYQSTKSKKGRKSSDAQVGDEPAMDEIQEPEQCINISLNVNSAKKKKMKKSLQAEQSSDGNDTPVVDKNVSIGSAKKQKHKSSDHSLIAVEADGGTGEDKNVSMGSAKNQKNKAANNTQITLDEAEKSINLSAMTDSTKKKKKKLSMTHDDDQVETEPTNIETHNISIGSTKKKKQKDKPDESVSVEETGVQNVETPKENSKKRKRKSSTNLDTNLIRDEGEQAQQTLNDSIFIESQKKKRKISQNDENTQSSDAEKIAAGSQKKKTKSLAFSEDSKQNQDPEPKKKSKKRKERDEDEGNNVSKIFKENSFDKVHISRLPSSILSQLDDKPKKAVLEMKKSSLVSTTPFIVEDTRKRRSKPSTFLEESVYLNDTHTEKKQKANIKKPKVLPFIPTAVTSGSGFTTNFKINIIPTEVKFVAQTKNVSNFKTDYLYSKKIKRMGTYESYKKHRSAKMSKF is encoded by the exons ATGGAAGAAGATATTGGTGTTAAAG CACCAGTGACCCGGCTACGACGGAGACTATCGGTGGAGCAACCTGACGACGTAAAGTCTCCAGGGCCAGCCACACCCACAAAGAAGAGAGGCGGGCGGCTTGCAGCCAAACCACAGCTAGATTTGATTGAGGAAAATG CCCCAACTCCTGGCAGTGCCTCCAAAAGGACTACAAGACGAACATCAGCTGTCAAAGACATTATTGAAGCAGAAGAGAAGCCTGTCACTCCATCAAGGCGGAGCACGCGAATCAAGTCCAATACTAGCATTGTATCGGAAACAACAACACAGTCGTTTGACTCTCCTCGGGCTAAGAGAGCTGCTGCCCGACGTACTTCACAAGTTG GAAGTGACAGTGAATCGTCAGTAACTCCTGCTAGAGTGACCAGAAGAACTAGAAAAGATTCAACATCTAGTATAGAAAAACTAG aggTAACATTAGCAAGTAAACCCAGCAACATTACGGAAATCATAATCGAAGAGACTGAGAGTAGTTCTGTAAAATCTGATGAAACTGTTAAAGGCACGGAAACAACTACTGAAATCAGCCCTACAAGGAGAAGCCCTAGAATAAAAGAAAAGAAACAGGTGGTaaaaaaatcaactaaaaaaactgATAGTAAAAGTTCCGACGCTGAAGAACTGAATAGAAGCTCATCTAAAGAAAACATTGAATCAAATGAAAATCAATCTGAATTTGAGGTAAAAGAATCAGAAGTTGTCGAAAGTAAAAGTGTATCATCTCCTGAAAAATCCAAACATAACATATCCGACTCTAGTTTACTTTTGATCAAAGAACTGAATAATATGCCTAAAAAGAATAGTTctaatttgaataaaactaCATCAGCTTTAGttgaaaatggttttaaaagTAAGAGACCAAGAACAAAGTCATTGGTAGTGTCCTCAGACACCCATGTCGACGAGGGCATGTTTTACAGTGATAATGAGAGTGTAAAAAAGAAGAATAGTAAGAAACAAGCCTTAAACAAAAGCAAGAATGATTCTGTGAATTTGGCTGATGGTGTGCTAAATACCACATCAACTGATATACCTCTCATTGATCAAGAATTGCAAAATAACACATCTGTTCAGCAAAACCTAGAAAATGAATCTTCATTCTCAACAACAAAGATAAGAAAATCAAAAGGTTCTGAGACTCCTAATAAATCATTGAATTCGTCAAATAATGCAGTGGGTGCTGAAACTGTCAGTCCCCGAGGtaataaagaaaacattccaGAGGATTCTATAGAAACcataaagatttttgaaaaggCTCCTACTACTATTCTTTCATCTACTGTCTTCTTTGAAGATTCTGATACAGATTCTAAAGGAAAAGGCAAGAAAATACCAATAGATACTGAAGACCAATGTGTGCCAGTAGTTGATAATAAATTAGTAGAAGAACAGATAACAGGTCCATCTGAAAGTAACAAGCAAGACAACAATGATTCtctcttaaataaaataaatactaagaACATAGATATTGATGATGGCTGTGAACCTATGGATGTAGATGAGACAATACCAAATGATGTTACTCTGAACGATTTctctcaaaataatttaaatcaaacttCTGATAGTAAAGCCCCAACTGTTGAAGAACAATCAGTTGCTAATtctaatattttgaataaaagttCAAACAAATCACGGCGAAAATCGTCAATAAGTGTTGCAGACACTCAAAACTTGGAGAAAAATAACGATATCACTCTGAACGAATTttctcaaaataatttaaatcacacTTCTGATGGTAAAACCCCAACTGTTCAAGTACTATCAGTTGCAAATTCCCCACAAGTTGATATTAGTTTGAATAAAAGTTTAAACAAATCACGAAGAAAATCATCAATAAGTGTTGCAGACACTCAAAACTTGGAGAAAACTAATGATATCACTGTAAATGAATTgtctcaaaataatttaaatcaaacttCTGATACTAAAAACCCAACTGTTCAAGCATTATCAGTTGCAAATTCCTCACAAGTCGataatagtttgaataaaagtTCAAACAAATCACGACGAAAATCATCAATAAGTGTTACagaaaacttagagaaaactgaaaataaaagtACTCTGATACTTTCTCAAATTAAAGACATTTCGTCAACTGAACACAACACATCCAAATCACCTAAATCCAATAGCGATCAACTTAACAAATCAGCTTGTCCTGTGAATGTTGTGAATGATAAAGCCATTGATAAGAAAAATGTTTCACAAGACTACTCCACTAGTACTCCCCTGCAACAGAAAAAGTTCCAAAAATTAGGTATGCAAATAAACAGCTCAATAATCGACACTTCCAACATTGAGAGTAAAGACAAAAAAGTACAAAACAAATCTAAAAATGATCTTTCCCAAATAGCGAAATCACCAGAAACTACGAGTGAGGAGGAGTCAGAAGATGAAGTTGATTCGTCTCGGCCCAGAAACAGTTTCCTAGATGACGAAGCGGAAGTAGCCAGCGATGATTACGAATCGGGCGACAGTCAAGACGAAGATGAAAGGCAATATGAAGATGAGaatgaatttattgaaaaaGGAGAGACTTTGGATTCTGACGATGAAGTATCTAATGATACAGACTACGAAAAAGACTCTTTTGTTGTAAGTTCCGACGAAGAGGATGATGACCTATTGAGTGGCTCTGGAGATGATCTATCTATGAGTGATAATGAACTTACTATGAGCAAGAAGTCTAAGAAGAAGTATGATGAACGTAAATTGAAGGAACAAAAGAAGGCTTCCCGAGAAATGTACGAAGCGCGTCATAAGCTAGATACTTCTGATACAGCTCTCAGACGTAATAAATCAAAACGTCAGAAAATCGAATCTTCAGAGGAGTCTTCTGACGAAGAAAACATAGTTCCAGttgtaaaaagaaataaactTCGCTTAGATTCTTCTCAAGACGAGTCATTCAACAACTCGAATGCTAATAACTCTAAATTAGTAAGGAAGGCGAAACGAAAACGATTGTCGGAATCTGTATGCGATGAGAATGCAAACACTGAACAGGAAATTAGCGTCTCAGGTGAAAATTTACAAAAACCTGATCCTCTTTCAGTGCAAGTTAAACTTGAACCCAAAACTCCAATGAAAGACATGAACATTTCAACTGTACAAATCCATGATAATATAGAAGAAGTGTGTGTTAACAATAATATGTCAATCATAAAATCCAGTGATACTGTAGATCCGTTGCAGGCTACAATGTTGGAAGAAGATTCGTCCTCTTTAAGTGAAAGTTCAGAAATCGTAAACAATTACGACTCGATTCTTAAAAAGCTAAATGATGATAAGAagacaaaaactttaaaatcgcgTGATATGTCTCTCAATCTGGACAAGAAAACTAAACAGAAGAAGCAGCCACTTATTGATCAGCTTAATATTACGAACACAAAGAAGAAGTCCAAAAAGAATAAGAAACTTGAAGGAATAGATGTAGTAGACTCGGCTGAAAAGGAAGAAAAACAACCTGTGAACGAGTTTGAAGAGTCATCTTCATCAGACTGCATTGACTTGCAGCTATTGTTCTCTGAAGACAGCTGTGATATTGATGTCAGCCAAAAATCCCCCAAAAAGACAGATTCACCGGACACTGAGGAAGCAGAAGACTACATACCCCTGAAACGCACTCCAGGAAAAATGAACATTTTGACTCAAAATG ATGAACTTGAAGCCAACAAAAGCCAACTGAATGAAAGCGTCAAACATAATAAGAGCAAATCTAAAGGTCTTATTGAAGAGACAGCTG ATACCGTCGCAAATAACAATGACATTCATATAATTATTGATACCAAAGGGACTCATAAAAGTGCTGACAAATCCATGAACAACTCACTATCGCTTAGCAACAAAAAGAAGAACAAGAAAAATAATGtatcatttaaagatgatgccGAAATTTCCATGTTCAACG AAACGGGTAACAATGAAGATGAGATTTTACCCAATGAAGAAAAACGtaagaagaagaataagaagTCCATGGAAACTGCCGTTGAAGACACACCTATAG TTAACACCAATACAGAAGATGATGATGCCCCTGAAGAAATCATGTATCAAAGTACAAAAAGCAAGAAGGGTAGGAAGTCTTCAGACGCGCAAGTTGGGGATGAACCAGCTATGG ATGAAATCCAAGAACCTGAGCAGTGTATCAACATCTCCTTGAATGTAAACAGTGCGAAGAAAAAGAAGATGAAAAAATCATTGCAAGCTGAGCAAAGTTCag ATGGTAATGACACTCCCGTCGTGGATAAAAATGTGTCCATAGGAAGCGcgaaaaaacaaaaacacaaaagttCAGACCACAGTCTAATAGCCGTTGAAG cTGATGGTGGTACTGGTGAAGACAAGAATGTATCTATGGGCAGTGCTAAGAATCAGAAAAATAAGGCTGCAAACAATACTCAAATAACACTTGATGAGGCTGAAAAATCAATTAACCTTTCAGCAATGACTGATAGtacaaagaaaaagaagaaaaagctCTCTATGACACATGACGATGACCAAGTTG AAACAGAACCCACAAACATTGAAACTCATAATATTTCTATTGGGAGcacaaagaaaaagaaacaaaaagatAAACCTGATGAATCTGTATCAGTTGAAG AAACAGGTGTGCAGAATGTAGAAACGCCCAAAGAGAACTCAAAGAAACGAAAGCGAAAGTCTTCTACTAATTTAGACACAAACTTAATTCGTGATGAAGGTG AACAAGCACAACAAACTTTAAATGATTCCATTTTTATTGAGAGCCAAAAGAAGAAAAGGAAAATTTCCCAAAATGATGAAAATACTCAAAGTTCAG ACGCAGAGAAAATTGCTGCTGGAAGTCAAAAGAAGAAAACAAAATCTCTGGCTTTTAGTGAGGACAGTAAACAAAATCAAG ATCCCGAACCTAAAAAGAAGAGTAAGAAAAGGAAGGAAAGAGACGAAGATGAAGGAAATAACGTATCTAAG aTATTCAAAGAAAACTCATTTGATAAAGTTCACATAAGCAGACTGCCTTCATCTATTTTGAGCCAGTTGGACGATAAACCGAAAAAAGCAGTCCTTGAAATGAAAAAGTCATCACTTGTATCAACTACTCCATTTATAGTGGAAGACACGAGAAAACGCAGGAGTaaaccttctacatttttagaaGAAAGTGTTTATCTGAATGACACTCATACTGAAAAGAAGCAAAAGGCAAATATCAAAAAGCCTAAAGTTCTGCCATTTATACCGACAGCTGTAACATCTGGTAGCGGATTTACCACAAATTTCAAAATCAATATAATACCCACAGAAGTAAAATTTGTAGCGCAAACAAAGAACGTTTCTAATTTCAAAACTGACTATCTGTATAGCAAAAAGATTAAAAGGATGGGTACCTACGAAAGTTACAAAAAACATAGAAGTGCCAAAATGTCCAAGTTTTGA
- the LOC135071188 gene encoding kinesin-related protein 4-like isoform X2 — protein MEEDIGVKAPVTRLRRRLSVEQPDDVKSPGPATPTKKRGGRLAAKPQLDLIEENAPTPGSASKRTTRRTSAVKDIIEAEEKPVTPSRRSTRIKSNTSIVSETTTQSFDSPRAKRAAARRTSQVEVTLASKPSNITEIIIEETESSSVKSDETVKGTETTTEISPTRRSPRIKEKKQVVKKSTKKTDSKSSDAEELNRSSSKENIESNENQSEFEVKESEVVESKSVSSPEKSKHNISDSSLLLIKELNNMPKKNSSNLNKTTSALVENGFKSKRPRTKSLVVSSDTHVDEGMFYSDNESVKKKNSKKQALNKSKNDSVNLADGVLNTTSTDIPLIDQELQNNTSVQQNLENESSFSTTKIRKSKGSETPNKSLNSSNNAVGAETVSPRGNKENIPEDSIETIKIFEKAPTTILSSTVFFEDSDTDSKGKGKKIPIDTEDQCVPVVDNKLVEEQITGPSESNKQDNNDSLLNKINTKNIDIDDGCEPMDVDETIPNDVTLNDFSQNNLNQTSDSKAPTVEEQSVANSNILNKSSNKSRRKSSISVADTQNLEKNNDITLNEFSQNNLNHTSDGKTPTVQVLSVANSPQVDISLNKSLNKSRRKSSISVADTQNLEKTNDITVNELSQNNLNQTSDTKNPTVQALSVANSSQVDNSLNKSSNKSRRKSSISVTENLEKTENKSTLILSQIKDISSTEHNTSKSPKSNSDQLNKSACPVNVVNDKAIDKKNVSQDYSTSTPLQQKKFQKLGMQINSSIIDTSNIESKDKKVQNKSKNDLSQIAKSPETTSEEESEDEVDSSRPRNSFLDDEAEVASDDYESGDSQDEDERQYEDENEFIEKGETLDSDDEVSNDTDYEKDSFVVSSDEEDDDLLSGSGDDLSMSDNELTMSKKSKKKYDERKLKEQKKASREMYEARHKLDTSDTALRRNKSKRQKIESSEESSDEENIVPVVKRNKLRLDSSQDESFNNSNANNSKLVRKAKRKRLSESVCDENANTEQEISVSGENLQKPDPLSVQVKLEPKTPMKDMNISTVQIHDNIEEVCVNNNMSIIKSSDTVDPLQATMLEEDSSSLSESSEIVNNYDSILKKLNDDKKTKTLKSRDMSLNLDKKTKQKKQPLIDQLNITNTKKKSKKNKKLEGIDVVDSAEKEEKQPVNEFEESSSSDCIDLQLLFSEDSCDIDVSQKSPKKTDSPDTEEAEDYIPLKRTPGKMNILTQNDELEANKSQLNESVKHNKSKSKGLIEETADTVANNNDIHIIIDTKGTHKSADKSMNNSLSLSNKKKNKKNNVSFKDDAEISMFNETGNNEDEILPNEEKRKKKNKKSMETAVEDTPIVNTNTEDDDAPEEIMYQSTKSKKGRKSSDAQVGDEPAMDEIQEPEQCINISLNVNSAKKKKMKKSLQAEQSSDGNDTPVVDKNVSIGSAKKQKHKSSDHSLIAVEADGGTGEDKNVSMGSAKNQKNKAANNTQITLDEAEKSINLSAMTDSTKKKKKKLSMTHDDDQVETEPTNIETHNISIGSTKKKKQKDKPDESVSVEETGVQNVETPKENSKKRKRKSSTNLDTNLIRDEGEQAQQTLNDSIFIESQKKKRKISQNDENTQSSDAEKIAAGSQKKKTKSLAFSEDSKQNQDPEPKKKSKKRKERDEDEGNNVSKIFKENSFDKVHISRLPSSILSQLDDKPKKAVLEMKKSSLVSTTPFIVEDTRKRRSKPSTFLEESVYLNDTHTEKKQKANIKKPKVLPFIPTAVTSGSGFTTNFKINIIPTEVKFVAQTKNVSNFKTDYLYSKKIKRMGTYESYKKHRSAKMSKF, from the exons ATGGAAGAAGATATTGGTGTTAAAG CACCAGTGACCCGGCTACGACGGAGACTATCGGTGGAGCAACCTGACGACGTAAAGTCTCCAGGGCCAGCCACACCCACAAAGAAGAGAGGCGGGCGGCTTGCAGCCAAACCACAGCTAGATTTGATTGAGGAAAATG CCCCAACTCCTGGCAGTGCCTCCAAAAGGACTACAAGACGAACATCAGCTGTCAAAGACATTATTGAAGCAGAAGAGAAGCCTGTCACTCCATCAAGGCGGAGCACGCGAATCAAGTCCAATACTAGCATTGTATCGGAAACAACAACACAGTCGTTTGACTCTCCTCGGGCTAAGAGAGCTGCTGCCCGACGTACTTCACAAGTTG aggTAACATTAGCAAGTAAACCCAGCAACATTACGGAAATCATAATCGAAGAGACTGAGAGTAGTTCTGTAAAATCTGATGAAACTGTTAAAGGCACGGAAACAACTACTGAAATCAGCCCTACAAGGAGAAGCCCTAGAATAAAAGAAAAGAAACAGGTGGTaaaaaaatcaactaaaaaaactgATAGTAAAAGTTCCGACGCTGAAGAACTGAATAGAAGCTCATCTAAAGAAAACATTGAATCAAATGAAAATCAATCTGAATTTGAGGTAAAAGAATCAGAAGTTGTCGAAAGTAAAAGTGTATCATCTCCTGAAAAATCCAAACATAACATATCCGACTCTAGTTTACTTTTGATCAAAGAACTGAATAATATGCCTAAAAAGAATAGTTctaatttgaataaaactaCATCAGCTTTAGttgaaaatggttttaaaagTAAGAGACCAAGAACAAAGTCATTGGTAGTGTCCTCAGACACCCATGTCGACGAGGGCATGTTTTACAGTGATAATGAGAGTGTAAAAAAGAAGAATAGTAAGAAACAAGCCTTAAACAAAAGCAAGAATGATTCTGTGAATTTGGCTGATGGTGTGCTAAATACCACATCAACTGATATACCTCTCATTGATCAAGAATTGCAAAATAACACATCTGTTCAGCAAAACCTAGAAAATGAATCTTCATTCTCAACAACAAAGATAAGAAAATCAAAAGGTTCTGAGACTCCTAATAAATCATTGAATTCGTCAAATAATGCAGTGGGTGCTGAAACTGTCAGTCCCCGAGGtaataaagaaaacattccaGAGGATTCTATAGAAACcataaagatttttgaaaaggCTCCTACTACTATTCTTTCATCTACTGTCTTCTTTGAAGATTCTGATACAGATTCTAAAGGAAAAGGCAAGAAAATACCAATAGATACTGAAGACCAATGTGTGCCAGTAGTTGATAATAAATTAGTAGAAGAACAGATAACAGGTCCATCTGAAAGTAACAAGCAAGACAACAATGATTCtctcttaaataaaataaatactaagaACATAGATATTGATGATGGCTGTGAACCTATGGATGTAGATGAGACAATACCAAATGATGTTACTCTGAACGATTTctctcaaaataatttaaatcaaacttCTGATAGTAAAGCCCCAACTGTTGAAGAACAATCAGTTGCTAATtctaatattttgaataaaagttCAAACAAATCACGGCGAAAATCGTCAATAAGTGTTGCAGACACTCAAAACTTGGAGAAAAATAACGATATCACTCTGAACGAATTttctcaaaataatttaaatcacacTTCTGATGGTAAAACCCCAACTGTTCAAGTACTATCAGTTGCAAATTCCCCACAAGTTGATATTAGTTTGAATAAAAGTTTAAACAAATCACGAAGAAAATCATCAATAAGTGTTGCAGACACTCAAAACTTGGAGAAAACTAATGATATCACTGTAAATGAATTgtctcaaaataatttaaatcaaacttCTGATACTAAAAACCCAACTGTTCAAGCATTATCAGTTGCAAATTCCTCACAAGTCGataatagtttgaataaaagtTCAAACAAATCACGACGAAAATCATCAATAAGTGTTACagaaaacttagagaaaactgaaaataaaagtACTCTGATACTTTCTCAAATTAAAGACATTTCGTCAACTGAACACAACACATCCAAATCACCTAAATCCAATAGCGATCAACTTAACAAATCAGCTTGTCCTGTGAATGTTGTGAATGATAAAGCCATTGATAAGAAAAATGTTTCACAAGACTACTCCACTAGTACTCCCCTGCAACAGAAAAAGTTCCAAAAATTAGGTATGCAAATAAACAGCTCAATAATCGACACTTCCAACATTGAGAGTAAAGACAAAAAAGTACAAAACAAATCTAAAAATGATCTTTCCCAAATAGCGAAATCACCAGAAACTACGAGTGAGGAGGAGTCAGAAGATGAAGTTGATTCGTCTCGGCCCAGAAACAGTTTCCTAGATGACGAAGCGGAAGTAGCCAGCGATGATTACGAATCGGGCGACAGTCAAGACGAAGATGAAAGGCAATATGAAGATGAGaatgaatttattgaaaaaGGAGAGACTTTGGATTCTGACGATGAAGTATCTAATGATACAGACTACGAAAAAGACTCTTTTGTTGTAAGTTCCGACGAAGAGGATGATGACCTATTGAGTGGCTCTGGAGATGATCTATCTATGAGTGATAATGAACTTACTATGAGCAAGAAGTCTAAGAAGAAGTATGATGAACGTAAATTGAAGGAACAAAAGAAGGCTTCCCGAGAAATGTACGAAGCGCGTCATAAGCTAGATACTTCTGATACAGCTCTCAGACGTAATAAATCAAAACGTCAGAAAATCGAATCTTCAGAGGAGTCTTCTGACGAAGAAAACATAGTTCCAGttgtaaaaagaaataaactTCGCTTAGATTCTTCTCAAGACGAGTCATTCAACAACTCGAATGCTAATAACTCTAAATTAGTAAGGAAGGCGAAACGAAAACGATTGTCGGAATCTGTATGCGATGAGAATGCAAACACTGAACAGGAAATTAGCGTCTCAGGTGAAAATTTACAAAAACCTGATCCTCTTTCAGTGCAAGTTAAACTTGAACCCAAAACTCCAATGAAAGACATGAACATTTCAACTGTACAAATCCATGATAATATAGAAGAAGTGTGTGTTAACAATAATATGTCAATCATAAAATCCAGTGATACTGTAGATCCGTTGCAGGCTACAATGTTGGAAGAAGATTCGTCCTCTTTAAGTGAAAGTTCAGAAATCGTAAACAATTACGACTCGATTCTTAAAAAGCTAAATGATGATAAGAagacaaaaactttaaaatcgcgTGATATGTCTCTCAATCTGGACAAGAAAACTAAACAGAAGAAGCAGCCACTTATTGATCAGCTTAATATTACGAACACAAAGAAGAAGTCCAAAAAGAATAAGAAACTTGAAGGAATAGATGTAGTAGACTCGGCTGAAAAGGAAGAAAAACAACCTGTGAACGAGTTTGAAGAGTCATCTTCATCAGACTGCATTGACTTGCAGCTATTGTTCTCTGAAGACAGCTGTGATATTGATGTCAGCCAAAAATCCCCCAAAAAGACAGATTCACCGGACACTGAGGAAGCAGAAGACTACATACCCCTGAAACGCACTCCAGGAAAAATGAACATTTTGACTCAAAATG ATGAACTTGAAGCCAACAAAAGCCAACTGAATGAAAGCGTCAAACATAATAAGAGCAAATCTAAAGGTCTTATTGAAGAGACAGCTG ATACCGTCGCAAATAACAATGACATTCATATAATTATTGATACCAAAGGGACTCATAAAAGTGCTGACAAATCCATGAACAACTCACTATCGCTTAGCAACAAAAAGAAGAACAAGAAAAATAATGtatcatttaaagatgatgccGAAATTTCCATGTTCAACG AAACGGGTAACAATGAAGATGAGATTTTACCCAATGAAGAAAAACGtaagaagaagaataagaagTCCATGGAAACTGCCGTTGAAGACACACCTATAG TTAACACCAATACAGAAGATGATGATGCCCCTGAAGAAATCATGTATCAAAGTACAAAAAGCAAGAAGGGTAGGAAGTCTTCAGACGCGCAAGTTGGGGATGAACCAGCTATGG ATGAAATCCAAGAACCTGAGCAGTGTATCAACATCTCCTTGAATGTAAACAGTGCGAAGAAAAAGAAGATGAAAAAATCATTGCAAGCTGAGCAAAGTTCag ATGGTAATGACACTCCCGTCGTGGATAAAAATGTGTCCATAGGAAGCGcgaaaaaacaaaaacacaaaagttCAGACCACAGTCTAATAGCCGTTGAAG cTGATGGTGGTACTGGTGAAGACAAGAATGTATCTATGGGCAGTGCTAAGAATCAGAAAAATAAGGCTGCAAACAATACTCAAATAACACTTGATGAGGCTGAAAAATCAATTAACCTTTCAGCAATGACTGATAGtacaaagaaaaagaagaaaaagctCTCTATGACACATGACGATGACCAAGTTG AAACAGAACCCACAAACATTGAAACTCATAATATTTCTATTGGGAGcacaaagaaaaagaaacaaaaagatAAACCTGATGAATCTGTATCAGTTGAAG AAACAGGTGTGCAGAATGTAGAAACGCCCAAAGAGAACTCAAAGAAACGAAAGCGAAAGTCTTCTACTAATTTAGACACAAACTTAATTCGTGATGAAGGTG AACAAGCACAACAAACTTTAAATGATTCCATTTTTATTGAGAGCCAAAAGAAGAAAAGGAAAATTTCCCAAAATGATGAAAATACTCAAAGTTCAG ACGCAGAGAAAATTGCTGCTGGAAGTCAAAAGAAGAAAACAAAATCTCTGGCTTTTAGTGAGGACAGTAAACAAAATCAAG ATCCCGAACCTAAAAAGAAGAGTAAGAAAAGGAAGGAAAGAGACGAAGATGAAGGAAATAACGTATCTAAG aTATTCAAAGAAAACTCATTTGATAAAGTTCACATAAGCAGACTGCCTTCATCTATTTTGAGCCAGTTGGACGATAAACCGAAAAAAGCAGTCCTTGAAATGAAAAAGTCATCACTTGTATCAACTACTCCATTTATAGTGGAAGACACGAGAAAACGCAGGAGTaaaccttctacatttttagaaGAAAGTGTTTATCTGAATGACACTCATACTGAAAAGAAGCAAAAGGCAAATATCAAAAAGCCTAAAGTTCTGCCATTTATACCGACAGCTGTAACATCTGGTAGCGGATTTACCACAAATTTCAAAATCAATATAATACCCACAGAAGTAAAATTTGTAGCGCAAACAAAGAACGTTTCTAATTTCAAAACTGACTATCTGTATAGCAAAAAGATTAAAAGGATGGGTACCTACGAAAGTTACAAAAAACATAGAAGTGCCAAAATGTCCAAGTTTTGA